The genomic stretch GTCGCGGCGACCTGGACGACCTGATCGCTCCTGAGCCGAAGTTCTTCGAGAACTTCGCCTTCCTGCTCGGCATCGGCCTGGCACAGAAGGTGTCGTACGGCCTGATGTGCCTGCGCTCCCCGGCTGCGGCTTCCGATGGTGGCGCGCGGTACACGGGCCGTGTGTGGGACCTGGACCGTGGCGCCCTCACGCCTGCTGGGGCGGAGCGTGCGGCGGAGCTGATCGGCAACTGGGAGTCGACGCGCTTCCTGGACGCGTACGGCGTCCAGACGGGCGATGAGAACGACGTCGAGGCCATCTACCCGCGCCACGTCTACACGGTCCTCTAGAGCCACCGCGCGGGCCGGGATGGCGACCTGGCCCGCGAACCACCCCAGTGCCGACCGACCTGGGGGCGGGAGGTGCCCAGACCCCGGCACCTCCCGCGAACGTCCCGCGCTGCGGGGGTGCCGAGCAGTCTCGGCGCCCCCGCGCCGGTGATCCCACCGGCGCGGCCGGAGGTCAGCAACCCACCCTCGCCGCCGGAGGCGGCCTGTTCGCGCGGGGACGCGCGCAGCGAACGCAGTGAGCATCGGCATCCGGAGGACGGCCGCGGACAAGAAAAGAGTTTCACGCCGGTCCGCTGCGCCCGAGGAATTCACGATGAGGGGAAGGGGGAGATTGCCGAATTCGGTTGCTGCGTCTTTTATGCGTTGGGGGCTGGCGGGGAATGTGCGTAGTTTTCCCGGTCGGTCGGCAAACCTGTCCGGGAATTCCCCGCCAGCCGTGACCTCTCCCAAAAGAGGCTTGTCTATTGTAGGTGATCTGTTCTGCGGGTGCGCTGCGCCCTGGTGCGGGTTTGTCGGATGGGAGGGCGGTTGGTGATGGCTATTGAGGATGAGCGGCTGCGGCGTGTGTGGGAGGGCCGGTGGGTGGTGAGCCGGGCGTGGATCGTCGGGCATACGGGTGCGTCGGAGTCGACGGTCACCCGGTGGTACACCGAGCGGGGCCGGCGCCCGGAGCGTCTGCGGCACCCGGAGGCGGTCTGCACGGTGGGACGGATGGTCTACTTCGACCAGCAGGCCGTGGAGGCGTTCTGGACGGCCTGGCAGCAGGACGTCGGCACCCAGCGTCTGGGATCGGGCCGCCGTCCCGGAGACGGACAGGGAACCCGTGGCGGCGGGCCGGGTCGCGAGCAGCGCGAGCGGGCCGTGGCTGTGGCGCTGGCTGCGCTGCGCCAGGAGGGCGGCCCCCGGCGTGGGCTGGCTGCTGAACTGGCGCGTGAGCACGGAGGCGTGGCGCGCAGCTGGCAGCGCGCCGTCACCGAGGCTCTCGCGACGTTCGAGAGCGAGCAGAAGCAGGCCGGGGACGGCTCGCCCTGACGGCTGCCCGCCTCACCGCCCCGCTGCGGGGCGCCGGCTTCCGTCCGGCGCGAGCGCGGAGGGCAGCCGCCCGACGCGCGACAGGCCACCAGGCGGCCCCAAAACCCTCGCGCCGCACCTCCGTCCTGTTCTGCCCCCGCCATTTCACAGGGGGCAGTACAGGTTGGAGGTAGGTAAGAGGGTTGTCGGGAGGCATAGTTGGGCCTGGTCAAGGGGTGTGACCTGCGCGAATCGTGAGGGGGGTCACGCGTGTGCCGGTAGGGGACTTGGTAGGGGGATCGGTAGGGCAGCCGGTAGGGGGATCGGCGACCCTTGACCACTACTGGCGAGCGAGCCCGGCCGGGTCGATGTCCACGCCGAAGGGGGCGTGGATGTGCGTGGTGGCGCCGGCGAGAGCGGTGACTGTTTCCACGTAGCGGCCGCCGTGGAGCTCGCTGACGATCAGGCGCGGAGCGGGTTCGAATTCCAGGCGCCAGAAGTGGGGGATCGCGGCCTCGGCGTAGAGCAGGGGCTTGACCTTGCGGTCCATCGTCTTGTTGCCGGGAGAGACGAGTTCGACCACGAGCTGGACCGCGTCGGCGTCCACGCTGACGGTGTCGTCGGCGGTGGCGCCCGCGTCGGTGACCACCAGGTCCGGCACGACCAGGCCGGACGGCAGGACGACGTTGATGGCCTCCAGGACCTCCACCGGGGCGCCGGCTGCCCGGGCGGCCGCGTCGAGGATGACGTGCAGCCGGAAGGACGCCCGCTGGTGGCGGACTCCGGGAGCGGGCGACATCACCAGGGACTCTCCCAGCAGCTCATAGCGGGTCGTGCGGTCCTCGGGCAGCGCCAGGACGTCGGCAAGAGTCCAGGGGCCGGTGTGGTCCGTGGCAACGCTCACCTGCTCCACCTCCCTTGCTACGACAGTCACGTCCAGTGTCGCCCGCCCGCGAGGTCTTTGTCGCCCCACGATTTAGTTCGGTTCTGATTCCCAGCGGGCACTACTGTCGCTGACCGCGTCGGACCGCCAGGCCCTTCAGAGCTGGTGGGTGAAGGGAGACGCGGGGTCAGCAAAGGGAGCACGCGCCGCAGGTCGTCAATGCGTGCACCACGCTCTTCCAGAAGCGTCCGCAGGTGCTGAATCTCCAGTTCGGCGGTTCTCAGGGCCTGCTCGCAGCGCTTCGATCCACACGGCTTGTCCATCTCGGCTGTATCCGCGGATGGCGCCCGAGTGATGGTCTCCTGCGCATCGGACGTTCGGGAAAGCGTGAATCCAGCGGCGCAAAGGTCGTCGGCAGGGACAAGCCAGCCACGCTGCTCGTCGAGGTAGGCGCCGGGGAGCGCGCCAGCCTCCCGGCGGCGCCGGATGGTCGTACGGCTCACGCCACAGGCGGCAGCGGCCTCACGCTGCGTCAAAGGCGAGTGATGAGCGCTCATGCCCCCGCATCCTTCCCGACCAGCGCCCCAATTCGTGTCCGGACGCACGGCATTCACGGCAAAGGGTTGGACCAGCCCGCTATGCGGTCTCGTCTTTGTTGATGCGCAGATAGCCGGTGCGGCATTCGCGGACCGCGTCATGGAGCACCTTGATGGCTTCGTTGGCTGCGGTTTTGTCCTGGCCTTGGTCCATGACGTCGAGGGCGTCGGCGGCCGCCACCCGTACGGCAAGCGGCAAGGTGTCGTGAGCGGCGCTCTTGTAGGCCACCGTGCGCCGGACGTGGCGCTCCGTCTCACTGATGCTGGTGGGAGACAGGGGGAAGGCCACGGCCTGGTACTGCAGTGCGCCCCACAGGGCCATCTCCGCTGCTCCTTCGGCCCGGCCGTCGCCTATGACGACGTTGTCCCAGAAGTCGTCCCGGTACAGGTCGCGCAGTCGGACCGCGATCCACGCGGGCAGTGTGAACGCCGCTGCTGCTGCCAGCAGCCCGGCCTGCGCGCCCCACCAGCCGCCGAGGCAGAAGCCCGCCCACGTGCCTCCCGCCAGCACGCAGCCGGCTATGAGCGCCATTGCCGCCCACAGCCGGGTAGTCCGCTTCACACGCACGCCCTTCACTCCACAGGCCTCAGGCGGCGAAGCCGACGTTGGTCACGTATTCGTACTGGCCCCACTGGGAGCCGAGGTCGATGACCTGTTCCACCCACGCGTCGTCCAGCTCTTGCTCCGCGCCGGCCGCCCACGCGGCGACGATGCGGTCCCAACGGCGCACGTTCATGTGGCGCATGCCCATCTCGCGCTGGCGGGGCCGGGAGACCTGGGACTGGTTGAGCGGGTGGATCTCCACCCGCGTCCCGCGGCCCTCGCGGTTGAGGCGGGCGAGCAGGTAGCGGGCGACGTTCTCGCGCCGCACCGTGCGGTAGGCGTGCTCGATCTTCTCCAGCGTCGCGCGGCGCGGCGTGACGCTGCCGTCCCGCCAGCTCTTCAGCTGGGCTTTGGTCGGGGTGAAGCCGAGGGCGGCCGCGGCGGCGCGGGCGTGGGCGGTGCGGGTCAGGTAGGTGAGGCGGGCGGCGAGGCCGCGTCGGGCGGTGATCGGGGTGGCGATGTAGCCGGCGAGGTTGTCGAGCTGGTGGGCGACGGCCTCGTGGCCCTTGACGCCGCGGGCCCCGTATTTCCCGAACTCGATGTTGCGCTCAGGCATGGTCTCCGGTCCTCAAAGTCTGTGGATCACTGTACGGGCTTGTGGGGGCCGATGGGCCGCCCTGGCGGGGGAATTGACGCTAGGGCGGGTGATCGGCTTCAGGAGGGGCCGTCAGGGGCGTTCTCGGGTTGCTGGGGATCACTGCCGACGGTGTAGGTGTCCTTGACCTTCACCTCGGTGACGCCGCGGCCTTCGGGGAAGACGGCCCGCCAGTCGCCGATGACGTGGAGTTCGTCGGTGCCCATGGCGCGGACCACCATGAGGCCTTCGTCGTAGGCCTTGAACGCTTTCGTCCACAGGTTGGCGAAGGCTTGGGAGCGGATGAGGTGCATCCAGTCGGTGCGGTAGAGCTCGCGGTTGTAGTTCGACTCCCCCAGCGTGGAGACGAACTTGGAGTACATCGCCTTCACGTACTCCAGCGTCACCGGATCGTCCTCGGCGATCGCCCGGTCGCGTGCGTCCTTGAGCGCGATGCGGAATTTCTCCAGCAGGCCCTCCGTCGCGCCGCTCGTCCACGACTCGTGGATCTCCGGCGGGTCCCACAGCCCGTACTTCGGCCCCGACACCCGCAGCAGCAGGCGCAGCGTCGGCTCGGTCACCCACAGCGGGCCGGGCTCGTCTCGCTGGCCGACCGGGTTGGGCAGGACCGCGTCGTGCTCCCAGACCGGCGGGGTGATCAGGTGCAGGCCGGAGCGCTTCCTGTCGTGGTGGTTGCCGGTGGAGTGTTCGAGCTGTCCGAGCGGCAGGTGGGTCTTGAGGGCGGACAGGTAGGCGCCGTTGATGTCCAGCGCGGTCACCTCATGCTGGCCGGCCGGGAGTTCGGCCCGTGTCCATTTGGGGCGGGCTTCCCAGACCTGGTCGGCGCCGCGCGA from Streptomyces sp. NBC_01571 encodes the following:
- a CDS encoding Uma2 family endonuclease, which gives rise to MSVATDHTGPWTLADVLALPEDRTTRYELLGESLVMSPAPGVRHQRASFRLHVILDAAARAAGAPVEVLEAINVVLPSGLVVPDLVVTDAGATADDTVSVDADAVQLVVELVSPGNKTMDRKVKPLLYAEAAIPHFWRLEFEPAPRLIVSELHGGRYVETVTALAGATTHIHAPFGVDIDPAGLARQ
- a CDS encoding transcriptional regulator, whose amino-acid sequence is MPERNIEFGKYGARGVKGHEAVAHQLDNLAGYIATPITARRGLAARLTYLTRTAHARAAAAALGFTPTKAQLKSWRDGSVTPRRATLEKIEHAYRTVRRENVARYLLARLNREGRGTRVEIHPLNQSQVSRPRQREMGMRHMNVRRWDRIVAAWAAGAEQELDDAWVEQVIDLGSQWGQYEYVTNVGFAA